AAATCAAATGTATCCGAATTTCACAAGAATCAAGAGTAGGTGGTAGTCTTCATTTTTGTCAGTTATTTATAGAAGTTACAGATTATTAATCAGTATTAATATTCAGATGTGCTGCTGTACACTTAGGCAACATTTACCAATTTATCTCCTGCTAACTGTAAAAACTGGATTTAAGAAAGTCAGGACATGGAAAGATAAGACTAAAACAGTATTTCTTGAAGTGATAATGACAGAAACAGAGTAGAATAACTGGAGACTAAATCACTGGGGGAAAGAGTTTAAAATATTGAAGGTTAAAGGGCAGACCGGTATTGACTTGAGGAGAACAAAGGAAGCGAgttacacacctgcagctgtACTCCGTTCTCTGCTGGTCAATCAGTGTATAGCTCCTCCCCCCAGGGGTCCTCAGGTTTGAGGCGCTTACCCTCCCAATGTCCACTCCATACCGCACCTTCAGCCCCAGCTCCCTGGAGTACAGGGAGAGATAGCGTGGGAGGGCGTCTGCCTCAGGGTACATCTGTGTGCTGATTCGCTGGAGCAGCAGGTCCGGCCTGTCGCTCAGCAAGGAGTTCCAATCGTGTCGTAGGTTGAACTCCCGGTTCCGCCTTCCCGTATAGATCTTGTTGATGCTGATAAGCTTTCTGTGTCGAGGGTAACTGGTAAAGGAATGGCAAGAACATTGTTTTATGCAGCAAGACACACAAATTCACTCACATAAACCTTGAATTGGCACAGACCAGGGAGATGCAAGAGAAAAAGTCTGATGACAAATATGGGACAGGTCACCACCTTTTAAGAGAGCTGAAAGAAACACTATAATAATAGCAAAAAGATACTCCAGTAATGGAATAAGACTAAACTATCAGTTAACGTTGAGCCAGCTATTCCAGGTTTTTAATAGAAGCTGGTTAATGCACTGAGCATATGCTATGCTAACCAGTAAGTATGCAAGACCTGGAGTGCCAGTTTGAAACCTCTATGAAGTGGGAGTGTTTTTCCATCTCCACACTCACATGTTGAAAAAGCTCCCTGGTCCTGAATTCCTCTCCAGGATAATGTAATCCCGCTGGCTCTTGGACAGGAAGTATCCCATCTGTAACCCTGCTGGTCCTGCCCCCAACACACAGTAGTCATGGTGATGGGTGCTGTTGGTACTGTGGTTATTGCCGGGGAGACAGTGGATCCAGGCAACCAGGAGGGAAAGGATAGGGAGGGGCGACGAAGGCATGGACaccaactgaaaaataaagtcTGCGATGAATACAGTGGAACTCAAGTTGGACAGTAGACTGACATCCCCACACAGTGCATATACACAGCATCAAGTGAGATGCTATGCATAACGTCATCAGTAACATTTAGGCTACTGGCTGTACAGTGTTGTGACTGAGAAGCACGCACAGGGAAAAACCTCACCACAAAATTACCGAGCCAAACAAGACAATCTCCAACAATTAAAACTCCGGTATCCCCAAGTAATGTAACCTCGCAGTCTACAAATTCGATACATGGGAGGGACTTTTTTGTTATATGAATTTAGGAAACTTGCGTTACAGTCAAGTCATTTGCACATAAGGACGACatgtcaaatacatttatttccatgcaCGACAACAAGCATAACCATAACATTGTTGGCCTAGCTATGTTTTTATCCTCGCCCTTGAGGTCCTACAGTTCCCACCCTTGCAGCTGGAATCTAGGAACAACGTTCAGACCATAGCCTACCTATGGCAATTAATCTGGAAAAAAGCGACCACAGGGCTAGTAATATCCTATTTAAGATGGAACAGCTTACCTGACAGCGCAGGGTATCCTTCGTCCCGCTAACACATCAAACAGACTGGTTTAGCgttgttcttttctttcaaaCGTAACTGGCTTTATATAGATTAATTCATGTTTCATAACCAGTCAATGCCTAAATTACACTCGCTCGGAGCGTATAGTAACAGTCGTGGGTAGGAGGAGCCAGGCGGTGAAGCACAGGAAGTAACTGAAAAGGCCTCTACTGCGCATGCGGAGGGCAAAAGagttgaaataatttaaaaaaccaaactACTCAGACAactcaataaaacatttaccgATCATATGCTACAACGGGACACAGAAAATAACTTAAGATGCTATTATTTTTAGTGGCTCGATGATATCCGTTCATTTAAGCGTGCATGCAGAAAGATTAAGCGTTCGTGGAAATCCCGTTCGTGGAAGTTCATCACCAGAATTTAAAAGGATCAGATGTTAAATTTTAATGCCATGTTAAGGATATTAAGGATCGGGCCGCTTATTTTCTCAGTAAATGCAATCCGAAAGTATTGCGTCCCCTGCAGTACCCgttttttccatttctgattGTATTATTGATTGTATTTCTCATATTTTGTGGACAAAGTCAGAAATATAAGGGATAAAATATTCCCTACTTTTACACCCCTAATCAGCTGCCCATCTCAGCCAGTAGTTTTGGACTCTTTCCCCCTTCTCATTACTTTACAAGACCTCACTGATTTGGTGCTTCTAATGATGTCCCTTAGACATCTTACCAATCTCTCTGTTAAATGGGGTCTATTGGAACTTGTTTGTCCCTTAGGACCAAGGGTTGCTAGTAACCCCCAGatctagattaaaaacaaagagaTCTGGACTTTTCCCAAACTGTGGAATATGTTGCAAGTGtttcctaaataatttttttactgtgctcaagagcagtcaaaaactaaaactaaggtaattagtcggaacaaaaaccagcacacaaacCAACCCTCGAGGACAAGAGCTGTGAACCCGTGGGTCTTTAGAGTCTTCATAGTTATCTTGCAGCCTCTGCAGCCTAAATAAAACGTAAGCAATTTCAATGACTATCTGGCCTACCTTGAGATGAGAGTCTTTAACGTTAAgcttgagttcacctgtgtatTACTAGCAAGACCAGgccaaaacctagtatatggctggaccggccgaccaatagtgtaacttcaccactcagtcacagacattcgcgtttgtaagACTGGTCCCAACGTCACGTGACACGTTGCACGTGTTTATAATTGTTTTGGAaagcaattcagtttaatttataaGTTACAGAAAATATGTGTGAATCTCATTTTGTTCGTGGAATgttcctgttatttatttatttttaagacaaTTGTACCACCATACTACTCTCTACGAACTTGTTTCAAGCAATGGGGCCGCATAATCTTGCTGTTTTTGCCACTTTCTGGAGGCAATTTGTGATATTtcctataaaaaataaaaataaaaacaatggtaGGATTTTCTGATTGGGCGAATTAGCCCAACAAAATATGCTTCCTATTGTTTTTGCGGTGTCACTATTAATAATATTTGCTATAAAATATCAATAGTAGTTTCAAGTTGGTAGCATTTTCTGATAAGGTAATTTAGACTGTCTACTAACTAAAGTTTTATGTCGGTAGCTTTTTCTGACGTTAAAAGAAAAAGTTGTTATAGTGCTGTGGTCATGCAAGAGTGTTGGAAAAGGAATATCTTTGGCTATTAGTCTCATGGAAACCCAACCAGATATATTTGCGATTGGTGTAGAATGACTTATCctaaagaaaataatgtaattagtTAAGAAGCATAAGGTAAGGGTTACCTACTTTATCATCTAATAAGTAGAACTAAAAATCTACTTGCGGTAGTCGGTAGAAAAGATCTCTAATTATGACTATAAATTTGCGCTACCAGGACATTTCGACAAGGAGAAATCAACAGAGCACCTGCTCCCTTGTAGCCGTGACTGTATTGACGATACAGCACTACGCACATCCCCTCTTGCCTATTGTTTAACTTAGTCACGAGAAGTCTCGTTTCCGCTGAGTCCAGTTTTGAACTTTTTTTACCAGTTGAAagttctgtctgtttgtgcacTGTTTATGCGGAGTCATGGTTCCTGCTTTCTCTCAGTCGCCTGCCTCGTCTCTAGTGCTGAGTCATGGAAACAGCCGTGTCCGAAACAGCTTACTTGCCTATTGTTAAACGGGAGAATGTAAGGGCATGTAAGAGTCTAAACCATAAGGTAAATATTGGCCAAGGCATATTTCTCATTAACCAATATGCTGTGTTCAAAGCAAAGGTTTGTATAAAACGTGCATTTGACTGTACTTGTTATACACATAGTTATAGTATTAGCTTAAttgtaagatttttttcttcttcatatcAATAAACCATTCATAATGCATTCCTAATACATGTTTCCTAAACACCTGAAGGCACCATTTCATTATGCCGATAACTGTATTACAgttggtattttttaaaatggcacaccTATTTGCTTAATTGAAATATTCAGGAAAGAAGGCTGGAGTGACTATTTCTTAATGATAAGTAATAAAGCCTCCTGTTTTGCAGGCCATGGTTCAGCACACCCCACCACAGAGGTTAGttgttaaaacaaacagaaaatcacTGCCACTCACATTCTTGCATGTATGACTTTTCCAAGGATTCAAAGTTCTCCTAATTTTGCTGAGTAACAGTTGTACCTCCCAGTCCCTCCtccattagaaaaaaaaatcagcgcAGTCATGTTTTGGAACCCCCCCACTTTTTTTATCAAGTGGAAGTCAACATTCTCACTTCCCGTTTTCTCTCAGCTGAATAGCACAGTGACGGGCcagaaagggaggggagaggagagaggtataaAAAGGAGATGTCTGAGGACTGAACGACAAAGGACGGCAGTTAAAAAACGTATTCACAGAGGAGTGGAGACAAAACGCTAAGTTTAAGCTGAGCAaatcactgcagaaaaaaacatcaagagAGAAGCAGGGGACAGGAAGACTTCAGAGGCCACAAGCAACATACACCACAGGTGagtaatgcacacacattatgaATAATGCTATGTTGGCTTAATTGTAagattattttcatgaaaaggATATAGTGTTTAACAGTGCACTGGATAGCCAACTCAGTGTGGGAAATGGCCACCTGTACAGCgccaaataaaattatgaagtgTTTCAGGACTTAcacagtgaaaagaaaaaaagtggggCAGGCAAAGCAGCAAATATTTTAGTCACATGCTTTTATAGTCAAATATGTAGACTGTCAAATTGTACACTGTCAATTTAAAAGTATGACAATTCTTTCTGTAATAGCTGTCTATTGGGTGTCAAATGCATCACACTGCAGTCTTTATTGCTTGCATGACCCATTCTCCTTCTCTTGTAGAGATGGAAGCAGACATGAAGAAGGTAACAGAGAAAGTGAAGGGCACAGACAGGTAATGTCTATCTCTCCCTGATATGACCTCCGACACTCATTCACCATACAGAGCCTTACATTAGAGTGCACCTACCTGCCAAGTCTATACAAGCCTTTTTTGGTCTGATCTCATTACCAAGTTAACTTTAagactctccccctctccattaaatgtttggtttcattttgaGTTTTGATGGTACATATTTGACATACTCACAGTTTTGTCAAAGCAGAAGtaacaacagaaaacatgatTGCACAGCCAGTATTAAAGGTACTGACTGTTTTCTCTGACTGCATTTGGTATGTCTGAATAAATATCTAAGGATATATCTAatgccaaaattaaaaataaataaataaatgcaagaaaaatgtaaaaacataaatactgtTATTTCTTTGTTGGTCTCTGTACAATGTATAACATCCCTACACATTGCTAACATAATGTTTTTGTGACACACTGCATTAAACTCACAGTGCGCGTGTGCTTCAGTCagctgctgtgactgtgctgtgctcacacatctctgtctccctctccagtGACCTGTCAGAACAGATTAAAGCTGTGACTAAGGACAGTCACGTCAGAGCTGAGAACACAGAACTCATGCTGAGCTACCAGAGAGGACATATAACTCTCCCACAGTACAAGGTAATCCATAGCGCACTATCAATTGTaggaaaacatgggagccaaGTGCAGGTAACCCTGCTGAAATGTCTCACCTTGTAGTAGGCCAATGTGCGATAACCTTGTCTATCCTCTAATCCAGTTAAAGTGTTGACAGTCTCCTACAGTTGTTGGTTTTCGTTGATCTGTACTTGGGGAACAGACCGACTAGTTCCTTTATTATATTAAGCAGCCTATGATAAAATGAAGatgttactgtatgtattttctACATACAAAAGTACAGAGGAATAAATTGAACTTGAAGCATGCAGGAATACATGACTAAACTGCACCAATGTCCTGCAACTGCTTTCTCATGGATAACCGGTTCAGTTCATAACTTACCATGcaaatacaatgtaaatgtgaGCTTGTAccataattaaatatgaaaaaacacatttacttcTAAAGTTaccgctgaaaaaaaaaaggttggctGTGAGTCAGTCCTCCACTCAGGGCATGAAGTGCCTCTTTGTGAGAGGGAGTCATTATCAGTCATTAGAGTTCatgttcctctctgtgttcaTGGACATGTGTATTGAGTGATGTTCATTaacctctctttttctctgcccctctctctaaAGCTCCTGCTGTGCTCACTGTATGAGATCTATAGAGCCCTGGAGGAGGAACTGGACAGAAATTCTGCCAACCCAGGCGTAGCGCCAATTTACTTCCCCCAGGAACTTGCCCGAAAGGAGGCACTAGAGAACGACCTTGAGTTCCTCCTTGGACAAGGCTGGAAGGAGAAGATCACAGTCCCTGTAGCtacacacaaatatgtacagAGACTGAGACAGGTACTAAGAGAGTTACTGTAACAGCATGGGCAATCCTGGAtaggatttattttaattatatacaTCGCTATACATATAAAttatatgcatgtaaattatttacatgtctgtatgtgttgtTGTAGTCACCCTCCTGTGTTTCTCCCTTACAGATTGGGAAAGAAAACCCCACGTTGTTGGTGGCCCATGCCTACACCCGTTACCTGGGTGACCTGTCAGGTGGGCAGGTCCTGGGGCGTATTACCCAGAAGTCTTTGGGGCTGAGCAGCGGGGAGGGTCTGTCCTTCTTCTCGTTCCCTGGAGTGAGCAGTCCCAACCGCTTCAAGCAGCTGTACAGGAGCAGGATGAACAGTGTGGAGCTgacggaggaagagagagagggagtgctgGAGGAGGCTGTCCGAGCATTCGAGTTTAACAtccaggtgagagagacagacgggagagagggagggacacaaAAGGGGAGAGTTGTTTGGTTGTATTATTGAGTGCAGTGGTAGTAATCCACGGTTTCTCGCTTGTGTTGTGCAGGTTTTTGATGACCTGCAGAAAATGCTGACAGTCACAGAGGCCGACGCCAACTGGCAACGCCGACAGGCGCAACACTCCAGTAAAGATGGTAAGACACACTGATCCACTGCTCAAATACAGTGGCAGGGCTCAAAGTAGACTAGTGGACTTCTTGTGAAAGCATGTCACACAGGGGAGGACAGCAAAGTTACATAGAACTGTGCAGACCTCAGTTAAGTGCACAATGACACGTTAAAGTGAATGAACATTTAAACAGGACATAAACCTAGGAGCTTCACATTCCATATCGGTTAACTGGATAATCACGTAGTCTCATTTATCACACGGTGCCACTGGTCCTGTTGAAATGCCGCTAAATGTACTTAATCCTGTTACATGAAAGCCAATTTACAGTTGTGTTAAAGGAATAAGTGTGCGAACACCCTGTGCAATTATCAGAATTTTGCAGCATGTACAGATGCACAGATCAGATGCAGGTTTTCCCACGTCACCCAGCTCTTGAGCTGTTTTATTGTTGTATGTTACTATGATCAATTAACCTGGTGTTGCACTATTGTCTGGTCACAGGTGTTGAGACTGTCAAGAACAGACTGACGGAAAAAGTACAGATAAGTAGCAGGTGATGCATGTTCTCTACTCTCACTAGACAAAATACTGTGTGCGCCCAGTACGGCCTCTGTTGGAACTGTTAACCTACCCTGGCATACAACCATTActacctcacttcctgtcctccttTTACACCTACTCACAGTGCAAATATTTGCTGTTAGTTATTTTACTTCAGTCAATATGACTATATGTTATTAACACACCTtattctctccctccagtgacCTATCAGAACAGATTAAAGCTGTGACTAAGGACAGTCACGTCAGAGCTGAGAACACAGAACTTATGCTGAGCTACCAAAGGGGACATATAACTCTCCCACAATACAAGGTAATCCATAACCCTCTATCAATAACTGCACAACATGCACAAAGCTATTCTTGAGAATACGTGACTGAATCACACCCATGTCCTAGAACAGGGCTGCACAACCCTtttcctagagatctaccatccagtaGCTTTTCACTCCagctctaacaaagcacacctaatTCAACAGATGAGATCTCCttgaactgctaattagtatTATCAGGTGTGTGAAATTAGGGTTAAAATGacaacctacaggacagtagatctccaggaacagggttgggcaccCCTGtcctaaaataacattttcatttgaaaaaagtggTTCAGTATATCAACGTATTGTACCAGACACATTTAATCTCCAGTAtagctcattttattttgaattcataTTTGTTTCTATTCAGAGTTTTAATTAGGTACTCATTGATATCAAAGTCTGGTTGTCGGGGTGTGATCAGTGCAGTCATTCAGATTGCATTCATTGTCTCcattctctccgtctctccatGAGATTAACCGAGATTAACAGGGTTAAACAGTccatataaatgtgtataattgcagtccatttaccattaaacaATCAGAGATAATATTTTTCTATTAGGTGTATGGTGATTTTGACTAAGTGATGTTcattactttctttttctctttctagTTCCTGTTGTGTTCACTCTATGAGATCTACAGAgctctggaggaggagctggacagAAACTCCTCCCACCCAGGTGTTGCACCAATTTACTTCCCCCAGGAACTGGCACGACAAGAGACACTGGAGAAGGACCTCGAGTTCCTGCTTGGAAAGAACTGGCAGGAGCGGATAGCAGTCCCTGCTgctacacacagatacacagagagactgagacaggtACTGAGCCTTACAGAACAAGTTGCCAGAACACCTTAtactacagttttttttgttcactataCATTAGCAaagggcggcacagtggtgcagtgggtagcactgttgcctcacagcaagggttcgaatccagcctgggcctttctgtgtggagtttgtatgatctcccTGTGCcccgtgggtttcctcccacagccccgACAGGTAAGCTAATTGGAAACTGTAAATtggccataggtatgagtgtgtgagtgaatggtgtgtgtgccctgcgatagattggcggcctgtcctgGATGCATtactgcccaggataagtgggtatagataatggattgaCACATTAGCAAGTTGTAACAGCTGCTGAATCTCTGTGACAACTGCTGAATCTCTGTGGTTTCCCAGAGATGAAACACCAAATCAGCATGCTCAACCAACTCATATCTTCTTCTTGTGGAAACAGCCATTTCATTTGTTAAACAGCTCTCACGGTTTTTaacttattatttttgtatctgGGCTTTGTTAAATTTCACACTCCTGTGTTTCTTGTTCATAGATTGGCAAAGAAAACCCCATCTTGCTGGTGGCTCATGCCTACACCCGTTACCTGGGTGACCTGTCAGGTGGGCAGGTCTTGGGACGCATTACCCAGAAGTCCTTGGGGCTGAGCAGCGGCGAGGGTCTGTCCTTCTTCTCGTTCCCTGGAGTGAGCAGTCCCAACCGCTTCAAGCAGCTGTACAGGAGCAGGATGAACAGTGTGGAgctgacagaggaggagagagagggagtgctgGAGGAGGCTGTCCGAGCATTCGAGTTTAACAtccaggtgagagagacagacgggagGGAGGACAGCCTCATCTCTGATGGTGTAATTTGTGTATTCACTGAACTCTATGGTATTTGTATGGGATAATACCACACAATTATAGGCCTCTTTTTTGATTAATGCTACTGATTCTGCTGATTTGATCATTTGTGAATCAGGATCTTATCATGGGCTCAGGGAATATGCCAAGGCATCCACACGGCAAAGATCAGTTAGTCTGTTTTTCTGCACGGCAACCAACACCCTGCCAGCTTTAATTTTGCATCACAAAATACCATTTAAAGAGGgtaaaagagaggaagaaagctGCTATGCTGTGTACTGGAATTTCTAGGCCCATGAGTTGATGTAGATATTCTTAAGCACACTAGCATCAGTGATCTTGTGTTCAGTTGTGTAGTTGTCTGAATTAATCTTTTTGTGGGGTAGGTTTTTGATGACCTGCAGAAAATGCTTACAGTCACAGAAGAGACTGACGTCAGACACAGGCGCACGACGGGCAACGGTAAGGCCACGACCCGCACTGTAATGTGACAAATAGCATAATCAACCCAAACTTTGTGCACAAATTTATGAATGATTCATGAACATGCCAAGATTTCTGACACTGTAGCACAAAAACATTATCAAGCTTGTAACTGGCTATAGCACCACAGGAGTAATGTGGTTGGAAACCCCCATTTTGGAAAAGATAATGAGGCAGATAAAGGAAATATTGGAGAGGGTATTAAAAATCTGGGTATTAGAAATCCATTCTTCAAAGGTCCTTTAACACAGTTTTAAACTTTGATCAGCAACAGTTGTGTAGGGCTGCTTGAAATACAATGTCATGGcaacaaaccataaaaaaaatatttcccctttctttttccaGGAGACCCATCAACTATGGCTTTTCAACTACCCACTTCATTGGTTTCCTCCTTATCTGTAACACGATTTGTCCTAGGAGTCTGCATCGTCTTGGCAGTCGCTGTGGGAATATACTTGCGATGACAATACAACTATCAGAACCATTCTGAACCTTCACTCACTGTATCGTGGACAGTATTAACTGTACTATTATGACAAGTGGCAACGCACAGGCTTTGACTGACAGATTCATTAACATTATAATTGTGCATACTGTAGCTCAAATTTATTTCCAAAGTATGTGAAGACTACCGCAGTAATTTACTGTTCTAATACTACTATTTCAGTTTAATAGGATTTGAAGTTACTGTAATCAAGTGTTCTGCACTGGGTCTATTGtaataatgtttataatgtTGCAATACTTGAATGAAGTAAGCAAAATCGAGATTTCAAATACTGTCAAATTTCAACTGCTAGTTACCATGTAATCACTTTCTTGTATATGTACAAAAATTTTACACATCCAAATAAAACAAGGCAAATGAATTCTGTACATGGCGTCTGCAGATTATGTGCGGTCACAGTACAGATTACcatccacacacaaattcacatacAGACCAATCAAGTGTAGACAAATCTGACCAGGAAATGATTGCTACACACACATCTCaaacttcacacacacaaaagcaataCAAGCACTGTAAACATTGCTAAATGCcatcatttatttagtttttcccATTGCAAAAAAGGTGAAGTGCCAAACTACATTAACAATCAATACAGGGAAACAAATGTATTAACCCTTCCCACCCCAACCTGCACATACAATAACATGTAGGGAGGGGGTGCCAGAGACACAAAACTTTCTCCATCTCcaactcacacactgcagattAAAGAATAAAGGAAACGTAAAACAAGACCACAGCTCCTTTACAGATGTGACACCCCAAAGCCCGTCATCACAATCATCATTATTGTATATTGGCAACCATGTGGTCAGGATTAATGGCTTggaggtgggcgtggctgtTCAGCTTGTCAGAAGAGCAGAATAAAGAATGACATACAGATTGAGCCAAACTATTTACAATGCCAcagcgtgcgcgtgtgtgtctctatCTATTTAACCCTGTAGAGGACCTTCCTCTGCATGCGGTGCTGCAGTTCACCCCTCCTCATCATCAGGTGCAGCACCTTGTAGATGGCCTGCTCTGGGTATttctgtacagagagagagaagcgaggAAAACTGATCTGAGAACAGCCATCTCACAGAGACAAAACCGATCCAATGAGAAATAGCATTTTGAAGAGAgaagagcacagagccaaagGCTGATCTGAGAACAGGCGTGGCCGAGTTACCGGCAGTGCTCAGGCACTCAGGGCAGTGCTCAGGCACTCAGGGCAGTGCTCAGGCACTCAGGGCAGTGCTCAGGCACTCAGGGCAGCGCTCAGGCGCTCGGGCAGTGCTCAGGGGTGCACGGCTGAGGCTCACCTGTTTGGTGAAGTCCTGGATGATGCTGTGCTCGGAGACCTGGGAACCGATGGCGAAGCGTCTCTTGAGCTGCT
This genomic window from Anguilla rostrata isolate EN2019 chromosome 17, ASM1855537v3, whole genome shotgun sequence contains:
- the hmox1a gene encoding heme oxygenase 1a produces the protein MEADMKKVTEKVKGTDSDLSEQIKAVTKDSHVRAENTELMLSYQRGHITLPQYKLLLCSLYEIYRALEEELDRNSANPGVAPIYFPQELARKEALENDLEFLLGQGWKEKITVPVATHKYVQRLRQIGKENPTLLVAHAYTRYLGDLSGGQVLGRITQKSLGLSSGEGLSFFSFPGVSSPNRFKQLYRSRMNSVELTEEEREGVLEEAVRAFEFNIQVFDDLQKMLTVTEADANWQRRQAQHSSKDGVETVKNRLTEKVQISSSDLSEQIKAVTKDSHVRAENTELMLSYQRGHITLPQYKFLLCSLYEIYRALEEELDRNSSHPGVAPIYFPQELARQETLEKDLEFLLGKNWQERIAVPAATHRYTERLRQIGKENPILLVAHAYTRYLGDLSGGQVLGRITQKSLGLSSGEGLSFFSFPGVSSPNRFKQLYRSRMNSVELTEEEREGVLEEAVRAFEFNIQVFDDLQKMLTVTEETDVRHRRTTGNGDPSTMAFQLPTSLVSSLSVTRFVLGVCIVLAVAVGIYLR